DNA from Castellaniella sp. MT123:
TCGATATCGTAGGCCATGGTGACATGGTGCAGCACGGCTCCGCCGCGCCGGGCCTGGGCGGCCCCGCCAATCTTGCCGCCTTCGGATGTGATGTCGTTCAGGGGCTGATACCAGGCTCTGATGCCCAGGTCGCCCAGCGCCTGCAGGACAAAGTCGTCCATGCAGGCATAGGCATCCTGGAAACTCATGCCTTCCACCAGCGACAGCGGCGCATAGATCGAATAGGTGATGGTGTTGCCCGGTTCGACAAACATCGCGCCGCCACCGCTGATGCGGCGCACCACCTGAATCCCGTGCGCCTGGGCGGCCTGCGCATCGACTTCATTTTTCAGGGACTGGAAGATCCCGATCACCACCGCCGGCGCCGCCCATTCCCAGATCCGCAGGGTCGGCGCACGCCGGCCGGCAGCAACTTCGTCGAGCAGGACCTGATCCAACGCCATGTGCCGCAGCGGCATCAGCGGCCCGGGGTGAACGAGCTGCCAGTCGAAATCCGTCCACTGGCTACGAATCGATGTCTCGTTCATGCCAGCGCCCGCTGAATAACGACGGCAATCCCTTCGGGACTCAGGCCGAACATCTGGACGTCGGCGTCCAGGGCGCCCCGGACCGCGTCCGCCAGATGCCCGGCATCCGTACCGCAAGGCAGCCCTTCGAGGGCGGCATTGATGGCATCGAGCGCCTCGGGGGGTTCCAGAAAGAAATCGCCCGACAGCCGCACGTCTTTCAGCCGTCCCTCATTGACCCGCAGGTCGACCACCACCAGTTTGCCGCCGGGAATCTTGTATTCCCCATGGCCGCTCCTGGGATTCCTGGTCGTATCGTTCATCCGTTTTTCCCGTCAGTGTGCCGCCATTATGAACGGGATCGACACGCCACAGCAGTCCATCCGGACAGCCCGACGGCAAATGTCAACGTCGCCCGCCACCTGAGCCGGACGCGCCGCAAGGTTCAGGGGTGATGCGAAGTCATGGTGTGCCCATGCAGGGGATACAGCGAGTTCGACGCACGGGCCGACTGAAAGTAAATATCGGGCAGCGCCAGACTGCGCGCTGCCAACAGGTCGGGACGCAGGGCGATCAGATAATCGCGGTTGGCCTCGGGCGCGGGCAGCGGCTGGCCGGACCTGACGGACTGCAGGGCCCGCAAGGCCTGGTGCGCAGCCTGCTCGCCCAGACCCCGCGCGGAAGGCACCACGGCCAGCGCGCCACCACCCGCCACAAACGACTCGCGGCTGCCGATCACCAGGGGCTTCGAGGTCCGCTCGGTCCAGTCCGCCAGAACGGCGGTCTCGACATCTTCCGCGCTGCCCGGCGCCTTGGGCAAGCCACCCGTGCTCAGGACCAGCAGGACGTCGGCGTCCTCACCGGCCGCCTGCACGGCAGTTTGCCAGTCGACATAGTCATTGACCAAGTCAACCCCCAGCAGACGGTCAGGTCCCCAATCGAAGTCCCGCACCTGCCGCGCCTCGGCGCGCCCGGTTGGATCATTGATACCCAGCGCCCGGATGCGCACCGGACGGCCCAGGAAGCGCGTAATCTCGAGAACCTGGCCCAGCGGTAGCGATTCCAGCACACCCGTGACATTGCGCGCCGACGGGTAGCCGAACTCGGCGGGCTCCTCGCCCATGGCATAGACCAGACGGGGGGCCGGACTGCCCGCATAATGCCGGCCGACGAATTCCTGGGCTTCCTCGCCCACCGTCACGACCACGTCCGGGTTCCAGCCATCGATCATTTCGCGGCTGCGGCGACTCGCCGCCATCCACTGCCGGGTACTGAGATGCTGGGAAAACAGCATGTAGTGCCAGCGCACGGAGTTCGGCTCCAGATTGCGGGCCAGTTCCTTGCGAAAGCCCGCGTCAAACGCCTTTTCCCAGGCGCCGTCCTCGGAAAAACTGTGCAGGATCAGCAGGCGCGGCTTCTGGTGGTTGAACACCACCAGCAAAGACAGCAGCAACACCACCAGGATTCCCGCGCACACCACGGCCAGCCGGTTTTTCATGGCATCCTCAGTACAGCCCCAGCCACTTCCAGTACGGAATCGAGGCATAGGCCAGCACGATCCGCAATGGATTCAGCCACCAGGCATAGCGGAAAAACAGCATCTCGTCACAACGCGACCGCAGCCCCGCAGCCAGCGCCTGCTGCAGGGCCGAATTCTGATGCGGCATGAACCAGATGTCGGAAAATAACGACGCCAGAAAGACCACCAGCCAGGGATGGATC
Protein-coding regions in this window:
- a CDS encoding biotin/lipoate A/B protein ligase family protein, with amino-acid sequence MNETSIRSQWTDFDWQLVHPGPLMPLRHMALDQVLLDEVAAGRRAPTLRIWEWAAPAVVIGIFQSLKNEVDAQAAQAHGIQVVRRISGGGAMFVEPGNTITYSIYAPLSLVEGMSFQDAYACMDDFVLQALGDLGIRAWYQPLNDITSEGGKIGGAAQARRGGAVLHHVTMAYDIDATKMLQVLRVGREKLSDKGTTSAAKRVDPLRSQTGLAREVVIQHMVDTFRRRNGLRDGALTPDEQAAAERLIGEKFGTEAWLAKVP
- a CDS encoding biotin--protein ligase, which produces MNDTTRNPRSGHGEYKIPGGKLVVVDLRVNEGRLKDVRLSGDFFLEPPEALDAINAALEGLPCGTDAGHLADAVRGALDADVQMFGLSPEGIAVVIQRALA